Proteins encoded by one window of Ignavibacteriota bacterium:
- a CDS encoding NADH-quinone oxidoreductase subunit N yields the protein MTNEVVYGMPLLLIMALSVVMLLVDAFTGKNKIIAYYFSIFSLLVVAASAALTISPDVDPGFIETPMSGTSMVFGGYAAFFDIIFCVAGILTIFASRPYLKREYGEYKEYYSLILFAITGMMLISHSNSLLMLFIGIELMSIVFYVLSGFIRTRVTAVESALKYFLLGSFASGFLLYGMALLYGATGTIVFPEILKSILSGSADMTFIRVGFALILIGLAFKAAAFPFHQWAPDVYHGAPTVSTAFMSTAGKAAALIAFIIVAKAIIPTDIAVSNITDVTIKLADFTDTSRMIIAIIAALTMLIGNISAVVQKNVKRMLAYSSVAHAGYLMMGIVANNENGWSGIMFYATAYMFMQIGSFVIVGVIERNNERMNFEDYSGLRKNHPWLAALMAIFMFSLAGIPPFAGFPGKYMLFVGAVESGFTWLTIVAVVSTIISMYFYIGLVLNMYFKDNDNPFVVTDISSARITLAISVIFVFLLGILPNSLIELAKQLF from the coding sequence ATGACCAATGAAGTAGTTTACGGAATGCCTCTCTTGCTGATAATGGCGCTATCCGTAGTGATGTTATTAGTTGATGCTTTTACAGGAAAAAATAAAATAATCGCATATTATTTTTCTATTTTCTCACTGCTTGTTGTTGCTGCTTCTGCAGCTCTTACAATATCGCCTGATGTAGATCCGGGTTTTATCGAAACACCAATGAGCGGAACTTCAATGGTGTTTGGCGGATATGCAGCATTTTTTGATATTATATTCTGTGTTGCCGGTATATTGACAATCTTTGCCTCCAGACCATACCTAAAGCGTGAGTATGGCGAATATAAAGAGTATTACTCTCTGATTTTGTTTGCAATTACCGGTATGATGCTGATATCACATTCAAACAGTCTTCTTATGCTGTTTATTGGTATCGAACTAATGTCAATTGTATTTTATGTTTTATCCGGATTCATCAGAACAAGAGTTACGGCAGTCGAATCAGCATTGAAATATTTCCTGCTTGGCTCGTTTGCTTCCGGCTTTTTGCTATATGGAATGGCTTTGCTATACGGAGCTACAGGTACAATTGTGTTCCCTGAAATACTAAAAAGCATACTTTCCGGTAGTGCCGATATGACTTTTATCAGAGTTGGTTTTGCACTAATTCTAATAGGTCTTGCATTCAAAGCAGCAGCCTTCCCATTCCATCAATGGGCACCTGATGTCTATCATGGAGCACCTACAGTTTCGACTGCTTTTATGAGCACAGCCGGTAAAGCAGCGGCACTAATTGCTTTTATTATTGTTGCCAAAGCAATTATCCCAACAGATATTGCAGTCTCAAATATTACAGACGTAACTATTAAACTTGCTGATTTTACTGATACATCAAGAATGATTATTGCAATTATTGCAGCTCTTACTATGCTTATAGGCAATATCTCGGCTGTCGTTCAAAAGAATGTAAAAAGGATGCTTGCCTATTCATCAGTTGCTCATGCGGGCTACCTTATGATGGGTATCGTTGCAAATAATGAGAACGGCTGGAGTGGCATTATGTTCTATGCTACTGCATATATGTTTATGCAAATAGGCTCGTTTGTTATTGTGGGCGTAATCGAACGTAACAATGAACGTATGAATTTTGAGGATTATTCAGGACTTAGAAAGAATCATCCTTGGCTTGCGGCACTAATGGCAATATTTATGTTCTCTCTTGCTGGTATTCCTCCATTTGCAGGATTCCCGGGCAAGTATATGCTTTTTGTCGGAGCAGTTGAGTCAGGGTTTACATGGCTTACTATTGTTGCTGTTGTTTCAACTATTATCTCTATGTATTTCTATATAGGGCTTGTTCTTAATATGTATTTCAAGGATAATGACAATCCCTTTGTTGTCACCGACATTTCTTCAGCCAGAATAACACTTGCAATTTCAGTTATTTTTGTATTTCTGCTTGGAATTTTGCCCAACTCACTAATTGAGCTTGCTAAGCAATTGTTCTAA
- a CDS encoding glycosyltransferase — protein sequence MLNVLYISHFPDLKMGGQQSMLALIKNLDRSRITPFAILPSEGELKDVLTALDCKCFIVPLLPLKPKHIFQQIKNIISIRNIIKQNNIHIVHPDHERDSLIGGLAKKLTKAKMIWHVRLTRKVKTDNLSVKFSDGIIGISNDVKYRFENFKEIDRKYHTIYNGVECDTFVPLHDKNQIRSELNLPGNCFLINFTGQFKIGKGIYDIIEAAKILKSSSTNIDFKFLLIGTPSSDDFYREMIDKINEYDLKNNFIILSQQSNIHRYMQASDLLLLPSHEGTEGMGRVLFEAMACATPVIATNVKGVREAVTSQTGILVGEKNPKELASAIIQFMNDSDLLKSFGEAGRRRALEVFDIKIHAQNVMKYYFFIFGFGH from the coding sequence ATGCTGAATGTCCTTTATATAAGCCATTTTCCTGATTTAAAAATGGGTGGTCAGCAGAGTATGCTTGCTTTAATTAAAAATTTGGACAGAAGTCGCATCACTCCGTTTGCAATCTTGCCATCAGAAGGCGAACTAAAAGATGTTTTAACTGCATTAGATTGTAAATGTTTCATAGTTCCGCTACTTCCACTTAAACCAAAACATATATTTCAACAGATTAAAAATATTATTTCAATCAGAAATATCATTAAACAAAATAATATTCATATCGTTCATCCCGACCACGAGCGAGATTCCTTGATTGGTGGCTTAGCAAAGAAACTTACCAAAGCAAAAATGATTTGGCACGTCAGACTGACAAGAAAAGTAAAAACAGATAATTTGTCCGTGAAATTTTCGGACGGTATAATCGGAATTTCAAATGATGTAAAATATCGTTTTGAAAATTTTAAAGAAATTGATAGAAAATACCATACTATTTATAATGGAGTTGAGTGCGACACATTTGTTCCGCTTCATGACAAAAATCAAATTCGGAGTGAGCTAAATTTACCCGGAAATTGCTTTCTGATTAATTTTACAGGACAATTCAAGATAGGAAAAGGAATTTATGATATTATAGAAGCCGCAAAAATATTAAAATCAAGTAGTACTAATATTGATTTTAAATTTCTGCTTATCGGCACACCGTCAAGCGACGATTTTTATCGTGAAATGATTGATAAAATCAATGAATATGATTTGAAAAACAATTTCATAATACTTTCACAGCAAAGCAATATTCATAGATATATGCAGGCAAGCGACTTGCTTCTGCTTCCATCTCACGAGGGCACTGAAGGGATGGGGCGGGTTCTTTTTGAGGCAATGGCTTGCGCCACACCGGTTATTGCAACAAATGTGAAAGGTGTTAGAGAAGCTGTAACTAGCCAAACAGGAATCTTAGTTGGAGAGAAAAATCCTAAGGAGCTTGCAAGTGCAATTATTCAGTTTATGAATGACAGCGATTTGCTGAAATCTTTTGGAGAAGCAGGACGCAGAAGGGCGTTGGAAGTATTCGATATTAAAATTCATGCTCAAAATGTAATGAAATATTATTTTTTCATATTTGGTTTCGGTCATTAG
- a CDS encoding slipin family protein, translated as MEIMIFLVFIVVYLIYSSVKVIKEYDRAVVFRLGRLIGFKGPGLIILVPLIDKMVRVSLRTITMDVEPQDIITKDNVSVKVNAVLYFRVVYPDKAVVAIENYLYATNQIAQTTLRSILGQSELDELLSDRDKINLQLQQIIDEHTEPWGIKVTAVEVKQIDLPLEMQRAMAKQAQAERERRAKVINADGEFQAAKKLADAAEQISKQPIALQLRFLQTLADVATEKNSTILFPIPIDLLTPFMSNAKNLSADNLDELKKMMESYTKK; from the coding sequence ATGGAAATAATGATTTTTCTCGTTTTTATAGTAGTTTACTTGATATATTCATCGGTAAAAGTAATTAAAGAGTATGATCGTGCCGTAGTTTTCCGACTTGGAAGACTAATCGGTTTCAAAGGTCCCGGGCTTATAATCCTTGTACCATTAATTGATAAGATGGTTCGTGTTAGTTTAAGAACGATTACAATGGATGTTGAACCGCAGGATATCATTACCAAAGATAATGTTTCGGTAAAAGTCAACGCAGTTCTGTATTTCAGAGTTGTCTACCCGGATAAGGCAGTAGTAGCAATTGAGAATTATCTGTATGCCACAAACCAAATTGCTCAAACTACGCTCAGAAGTATACTTGGTCAGTCCGAACTTGATGAACTTCTCTCAGATAGGGATAAAATCAATCTTCAGCTACAGCAAATTATTGATGAGCACACTGAGCCATGGGGCATTAAGGTAACAGCTGTTGAAGTTAAGCAGATAGATCTTCCGCTCGAAATGCAACGTGCAATGGCTAAGCAGGCACAAGCCGAGCGTGAAAGAAGAGCTAAAGTCATCAATGCTGATGGTGAATTCCAGGCAGCGAAAAAGCTTGCTGATGCAGCTGAACAAATATCCAAACAGCCAATCGCACTACAGCTCAGGTTCCTGCAAACACTTGCAGACGTGGCAACCGAGAAGAATTCTACAATTTTATTCCCGATTCCAATTGACCTGCTGACTCCTTTTATGAGTAATGCAAAAAATTTGTCGGCTGATAATCTTGATGAATTGAAAAAAATGATGGAAAGTTATACAAAAAAATAG
- a CDS encoding TonB-dependent receptor: MKRYHFIYIFVFIMANYSAFSNNISGTVVCSGQSGRPIPGATIRVENTVIGTYADKNGNFTLKNMHKDYNTLLITAVGYKPQVVNTKEISLDSNIKFTVFLEKTDISSPGVVVTATRSEKLYEDVPVKISVLTDKIFEATVSMNLRDGLSFQPGLRIETNCQNCGFSEIRMNGLEGKYSQVLIDGKPIYSSLNGVYGLEQIPSNMIDRVEVIRGGGSALYGGNSIAGVVNIITKTPSDNFLNASGFYSTIEGTAPDATVQLNGAIVNSEGNMGVYLFGMNRNRAEWDANNDGFTEVGRLDVSNLGGSFFYKPDHKSRLNVQYHAIFHEIRGGNNLDLLPHEADITEMTKHTTNMLQVQYERYLGNGGNKLSVYASGQMTNRESYYGAEQDPNAYGTTDNSTIAGGVQYSHLIEKFAGNHVITAGYELNSDKMIDLAPAYNRTIDQHVISHGLYLQDDWGISEKVYFVFGSRIDNHNLIDGIIFSPRANFMYKPNDKLSLRTSYSTGFRAPQAFDEDLHITQVGGEGMVIRLAEDLEPEYSQSISFSADYNLKLFGTNISISNEYFYTNLQNVFILEDAGRNENGDLLIERRNGEAAMVYGSTLELMTTVTDNLSLKGGLTLQRSLYAQPVEWAVSEEGESAYSDYIMRTPDFYGFFTAQYALTENLNFDLSGVYTGPMWVPHFAGGIGIDGNERPENELKRSDSFIEINSMISYKLPKLGNLELQIGVQNMLNSFQNDFDSGIGRDAGYIYGPSRPRTFLVGLKTSIR; encoded by the coding sequence ATGAAAAGATATCACTTTATATATATATTTGTTTTTATTATGGCTAATTACTCAGCCTTTTCAAACAATATTTCAGGCACCGTTGTATGTAGTGGTCAATCTGGCCGTCCAATACCGGGTGCTACAATACGCGTTGAAAATACCGTTATTGGTACTTATGCAGATAAAAACGGTAATTTTACGCTCAAAAATATGCACAAAGACTACAATACATTACTAATTACAGCGGTTGGATATAAACCACAAGTTGTAAATACAAAAGAAATTTCTTTAGACAGTAATATTAAATTTACTGTATTTCTCGAAAAGACTGACATTTCTTCACCCGGAGTTGTTGTGACTGCAACCCGCTCCGAAAAATTATACGAAGATGTGCCAGTTAAAATATCAGTTCTTACTGATAAAATCTTTGAGGCAACTGTTTCGATGAATTTGAGAGACGGTCTTAGCTTCCAGCCCGGTTTAAGAATTGAAACAAATTGCCAGAACTGCGGTTTTTCTGAAATTCGTATGAATGGTTTAGAAGGTAAATATTCACAAGTACTTATAGATGGAAAACCGATTTATTCTTCCCTCAATGGTGTTTACGGTTTGGAGCAGATTCCAAGCAATATGATTGACAGGGTAGAAGTAATAAGAGGTGGAGGCTCAGCACTATATGGCGGGAATTCGATTGCTGGTGTTGTTAATATAATTACAAAAACACCTTCTGATAATTTCCTTAATGCCTCCGGATTTTACAGCACAATTGAAGGCACTGCGCCAGATGCCACTGTGCAACTAAATGGTGCTATTGTAAATTCGGAAGGGAATATGGGAGTCTATCTTTTTGGTATGAATCGGAATCGTGCAGAATGGGACGCTAATAATGACGGTTTTACAGAAGTCGGAAGACTTGATGTCTCGAATTTAGGTGGTTCTTTCTTTTACAAGCCTGACCATAAAAGTCGTTTAAATGTGCAATATCACGCTATATTCCACGAAATCAGGGGTGGTAATAATCTTGACTTGTTGCCCCATGAGGCTGACATAACAGAAATGACAAAACACACTACAAATATGCTTCAGGTTCAGTATGAAAGGTACCTGGGAAATGGTGGAAATAAATTGTCTGTTTATGCATCGGGGCAAATGACCAACAGAGAAAGTTATTACGGTGCAGAACAAGATCCAAATGCTTACGGTACAACTGATAATAGTACTATTGCAGGTGGAGTTCAGTATTCACATTTAATTGAAAAGTTTGCCGGTAATCATGTTATCACAGCCGGTTATGAGTTAAATAGCGACAAAATGATTGACCTTGCACCTGCATACAACAGAACAATTGACCAGCATGTTATCAGCCATGGTTTATATCTTCAGGACGATTGGGGAATAAGCGAAAAAGTATATTTTGTTTTTGGAAGCAGAATTGATAATCATAATTTAATAGACGGAATAATTTTTAGTCCAAGAGCTAACTTCATGTATAAGCCAAATGATAAACTAAGTCTAAGAACAAGCTATTCCACAGGTTTTCGTGCTCCGCAGGCATTTGACGAAGATTTGCATATTACTCAGGTCGGTGGCGAAGGTATGGTGATTCGTCTGGCTGAGGACTTGGAACCTGAGTATTCACAGAGTATATCTTTTTCGGCAGATTATAATCTTAAGCTTTTCGGTACTAATATTTCGATATCAAATGAGTATTTTTATACTAATTTACAAAATGTATTTATTTTGGAAGATGCCGGAAGAAATGAAAATGGTGATTTATTGATAGAAAGAAGAAATGGCGAAGCAGCGATGGTCTATGGCTCAACACTTGAGCTTATGACTACAGTAACTGATAATCTGAGCTTGAAAGGCGGTTTGACGTTGCAACGCTCTCTATATGCTCAACCTGTTGAGTGGGCTGTTTCTGAAGAAGGAGAATCTGCATATTCTGATTACATTATGCGAACACCCGACTTCTATGGCTTTTTTACAGCTCAGTATGCTCTGACTGAAAATCTTAATTTTGATTTGTCAGGGGTATATACCGGTCCGATGTGGGTTCCTCATTTTGCCGGTGGAATTGGCATTGATGGCAATGAACGTCCAGAAAACGAATTGAAAAGAAGCGACTCATTTATTGAAATTAATTCTATGATTTCATACAAATTGCCAAAACTTGGCAATTTAGAACTTCAGATTGGTGTTCAAAATATGTTGAATAGTTTCCAGAACGATTTTGATAGCGGCATAGGAAGGGATGCAGGTTATATTTATGGTCCGTCAAGACCGAGAACATTTTTAGTCGGATTGAAAACATCAATAAGATAA
- a CDS encoding nuclear transport factor 2 family protein: MLKLLVMFGTLLAFIYVLSGIEQSEIKRSEPHSTVQERKIDDKLAEPVKMQLEAYNNRSISEFVNCFSDDIKLFRLQTGELFCDGRDNLIAIYGDLFNLSENLHCEVVSRITCGDFVIDEEHVAGLVEGEIVHATAIYEVQNGKIIKAWFIRGK; this comes from the coding sequence ATGTTAAAATTATTAGTAATGTTCGGGACTCTTCTTGCTTTCATCTATGTTTTATCAGGAATTGAACAAAGTGAAATTAAACGAAGCGAGCCCCATTCTACAGTTCAGGAAAGAAAAATTGACGATAAACTGGCTGAGCCTGTCAAAATGCAGTTAGAAGCTTATAATAATAGAAGTATATCAGAATTTGTAAATTGCTTTTCTGATGATATTAAGCTTTTCAGATTGCAGACCGGCGAGCTGTTTTGTGATGGCAGGGATAATCTTATTGCTATATATGGCGATTTGTTCAACCTAAGTGAAAATCTGCATTGCGAAGTAGTAAGCAGAATCACCTGCGGTGATTTTGTAATTGATGAAGAGCATGTAGCAGGTCTTGTCGAAGGTGAGATTGTGCACGCAACAGCTATTTACGAAGTTCAGAATGGCAAAATTATTAAAGCATGGTTTATCAGAGGAAAATAA
- a CDS encoding lipoate--protein ligase, whose product MLCIYNNSNEPYYNMAVEEYLFKNFNDDIFMLWRNDNAIIVGKHQNTLAEINIDYVKEKDIKVVRRLSGGGAVFHDLGNLNFTFIMNSGEGMPVDFRKYTEPILDVLQKLDVPAKFEGRNDLTIDGRKFSGNAMHVVRSRVLQHGTLLFASEMKDLSEALKVNPAKYQDKAVKSVRSRVTNISEHLKSPLSLDDFSSMIMQHIMAKYEDCKLYDLNDRDITNISALAESKYSTWDWNFGYQAKYDFSHFIKSSGGSIEINLNVTDGIITKCKIFGDYFNTKDTEDLEQIFTGIRHEESSLREVMSKINIEDYFRGVRLDELIEGMF is encoded by the coding sequence ATGCTTTGTATATATAATAATTCAAATGAACCATATTATAATATGGCTGTTGAGGAGTATTTGTTCAAGAATTTCAATGATGATATTTTTATGTTGTGGCGCAATGATAATGCAATCATTGTTGGCAAACACCAGAACACATTAGCCGAAATTAATATTGATTATGTCAAAGAAAAAGACATTAAAGTAGTTAGACGCCTATCCGGTGGCGGTGCTGTTTTCCACGATTTGGGGAATCTTAACTTCACTTTTATTATGAATTCAGGAGAAGGCATGCCTGTTGATTTTCGTAAATATACCGAGCCGATACTTGATGTTCTTCAAAAGCTTGATGTTCCTGCAAAATTTGAGGGTAGAAATGATTTGACTATTGACGGGCGAAAATTCTCCGGTAATGCTATGCACGTTGTCAGAAGTCGCGTCCTGCAGCACGGCACCTTGCTTTTTGCCTCAGAGATGAAAGACCTTAGTGAAGCTCTCAAAGTCAACCCAGCAAAATATCAGGATAAAGCTGTTAAATCTGTACGCTCAAGAGTAACCAATATTTCCGAGCATTTAAAATCTCCGTTAAGCCTTGATGATTTCTCATCTATGATTATGCAACATATTATGGCTAAATATGAAGACTGCAAACTATATGATTTAAATGACCGCGATATAACGAATATTTCTGCTCTTGCAGAATCTAAATACTCAACCTGGGACTGGAATTTCGGCTATCAGGCAAAATACGATTTCTCGCACTTCATCAAATCAAGCGGCGGTAGTATTGAAATCAATCTGAATGTAACCGATGGAATTATTACAAAATGCAAGATTTTCGGCGATTATTTCAATACTAAGGATACTGAAGATTTGGAGCAGATATTCACTGGAATAAGGCATGAGGAGAGCTCCTTGAGAGAGGTGATGTCTAAAATCAATATCGAAGATTATTTCCGCGGAGTTCGTCTTGATGAGCTGATTGAGGGGATGTTTTAA
- a CDS encoding sodium:proton antiporter: protein MEHTYSLPAYSMLPFVLMLAAIAAMPVFANHFWESNRNKLIVSLALAIPTSIYLIFVGYSDQIEHILLFDYIPFIILLGSLFVITGGIHIKGDIEATPKNNMIFLMIGAVLASFMGTTGAAMLLIRPLLQTNYERKLKVHTVLFFIAIVANCGGLLTPLGDPPLFMMYLRGAEFFWFLKLFPEWLTANILLLTVYYFVDKYFYSKELPQDIIFDKTNIKPIRIVGKRNFIFLIGVVIGVAFINEGTVDFIHSNHYFSFLREGFLIVMASLSLYTTGNEIRKANNFSWAPILEVAYLFVGIFLTMIPALEYLKAHANQLGIQTAGQFYYATGILSSFLDNTPTAVTFYYLELGLVAVNPERINGTIVAGIPQEIMIAISTAAVFFGAMTYIGNGPNFMVKAIAEEQGIKMPDFFSYMFKFSLIVLLPILILIQLIFINYNETFSTFFSLINR from the coding sequence ATGGAACATACTTACAGTTTGCCGGCGTATTCGATGTTGCCGTTTGTGCTTATGCTTGCCGCAATTGCTGCAATGCCTGTTTTTGCAAATCATTTTTGGGAAAGCAATCGCAATAAGTTGATTGTATCATTAGCGCTTGCAATACCAACATCTATATATTTAATATTTGTTGGTTATTCAGATCAAATCGAGCATATTTTATTATTTGATTATATACCTTTTATTATTTTACTTGGCTCCTTATTTGTCATCACAGGCGGAATACATATTAAGGGCGACATTGAAGCAACTCCAAAAAATAACATGATATTTCTGATGATTGGGGCGGTACTTGCATCATTTATGGGAACTACCGGAGCAGCAATGCTACTGATAAGACCGCTGTTGCAAACAAATTACGAAAGGAAACTGAAAGTTCATACGGTGCTTTTTTTCATAGCAATAGTAGCAAATTGCGGTGGACTCCTTACACCTCTTGGTGACCCGCCATTATTTATGATGTATTTGCGTGGTGCTGAGTTCTTTTGGTTTTTGAAGTTGTTTCCTGAGTGGCTGACCGCAAATATATTATTGCTTACAGTATATTATTTTGTAGATAAATATTTTTATAGTAAAGAATTGCCACAGGATATAATCTTTGATAAAACGAATATAAAGCCTATCAGAATTGTTGGAAAAAGAAATTTCATATTTTTAATTGGTGTTGTTATAGGAGTTGCTTTTATAAATGAAGGAACAGTTGATTTCATTCATAGTAATCATTATTTTTCATTTCTCAGGGAAGGATTTTTAATAGTTATGGCATCGCTGTCCTTATATACAACCGGAAATGAAATACGAAAAGCAAATAATTTCAGTTGGGCTCCAATTCTTGAAGTAGCTTATCTCTTTGTGGGAATATTTCTAACTATGATACCGGCTTTGGAATATTTGAAAGCACATGCTAACCAACTGGGCATTCAGACAGCCGGACAGTTTTATTATGCTACGGGTATATTAAGTTCGTTTTTAGACAATACTCCTACAGCTGTTACTTTTTATTATTTGGAACTTGGGCTTGTGGCAGTAAATCCTGAGCGGATTAACGGCACAATTGTTGCTGGTATTCCTCAGGAAATCATGATTGCTATTTCCACTGCAGCTGTGTTCTTTGGAGCAATGACATATATCGGTAACGGACCTAATTTTATGGTTAAAGCAATTGCCGAAGAGCAGGGAATCAAGATGCCTGATTTCTTCTCATATATGTTCAAGTTTTCGCTTATAGTTTTATTACCGATTCTGATATTAATTCAATTAATTTTTATAAATTATAATGAAACTTTTTCGACTTTTTTCAGTCTTATAAATAGATAG
- a CDS encoding PP2C family protein-serine/threonine phosphatase — translation MKYIITILLFIIFANLSAQDELGEMRLILFNKVGQKETVKTSENISIIFGSDINTDYTYLSYSSGKNRGEYIIELKSNEPFYKALRQLKDEVDVLKSDSKSHDPKIDTIFLEPPGIPESSRLPQILRVSDIADSLSEELSKREKQDIVAKISKSGFDEYSDSILINANLKTIKNNEAEIDRNKNRIDTLLSAIEESRRSGKGLEKIDMFYDEIDSLRARNIEIEQINDRLKARNSILSADLRAREAEYTALIRLIYFISAIAVIVILVAVFFYISYKQKKKFNIELGKVNVELERINKHLKVANIEQQKLLRIIRKELDTASKYIYSLLPEPLNMDNIKSEWVFIPSSQLGGDSFGYRSIDDNNYSIYIIDVSGHGVGAALHSVQVLNILNNKALPDIDFAKPGEVLTKLNKLFQMSKYNGMYFTIFYGVYNKSTRILNYSSAGHPPMLLFEGVKYSELAAQDIFIGAVPDLEYSSTQVEIKSSSSLVLFSDGAFEVEKSQGEMNTFYDFAFDVQSRIFKNKNSIKSLYDNATKISNKTELDDDFSFIKIDFK, via the coding sequence ATGAAATATATTATAACTATACTCTTATTTATTATCTTTGCAAATTTATCAGCTCAGGATGAGTTGGGCGAAATGAGGCTGATTTTATTCAACAAAGTCGGACAAAAAGAAACCGTTAAGACATCAGAAAATATATCAATTATCTTCGGTTCGGATATTAATACGGATTATACATATTTATCATACTCAAGCGGAAAAAACAGAGGAGAATACATAATCGAGCTCAAATCTAACGAGCCTTTTTATAAAGCTCTCAGACAGTTAAAAGACGAAGTAGATGTGCTTAAAAGCGACTCAAAATCACATGACCCCAAAATTGATACTATATTTTTGGAGCCTCCCGGAATTCCTGAAAGTTCAAGGCTACCACAAATATTAAGAGTATCGGATATAGCAGATAGTTTGAGCGAAGAACTTTCCAAAAGAGAAAAACAGGATATCGTCGCAAAAATATCAAAGTCAGGTTTCGATGAATATTCTGATAGTATATTAATTAATGCCAATTTAAAAACAATAAAAAATAACGAAGCCGAGATTGACCGGAATAAAAATAGAATTGATACTCTGCTATCAGCTATTGAGGAGTCACGCCGTTCTGGAAAAGGACTTGAAAAAATTGATATGTTTTATGACGAAATTGACAGTTTAAGAGCAAGAAATATTGAAATCGAGCAAATAAATGACAGACTAAAAGCACGCAATTCAATTCTTTCAGCTGATTTGCGTGCAAGAGAAGCAGAATATACAGCACTAATCAGGCTGATATATTTTATTTCAGCAATTGCAGTAATAGTAATTCTTGTGGCTGTTTTCTTTTATATAAGTTATAAACAAAAGAAAAAATTCAATATTGAACTTGGCAAAGTAAATGTTGAACTTGAGCGCATAAACAAACATCTCAAAGTTGCAAATATAGAGCAGCAAAAGTTACTCAGAATTATAAGAAAAGAGCTTGATACTGCTTCAAAATATATTTATTCGCTTCTTCCTGAGCCATTAAATATGGATAATATAAAAAGCGAATGGGTATTTATACCTTCATCGCAACTGGGTGGTGATTCTTTTGGATATAGAAGTATTGATGACAATAATTACTCAATTTATATAATTGACGTTAGCGGGCACGGTGTTGGAGCGGCGTTGCACTCAGTTCAGGTTCTGAATATTCTTAATAATAAAGCACTTCCGGATATTGATTTCGCAAAGCCGGGTGAAGTACTAACCAAACTTAACAAGCTATTTCAAATGAGCAAGTACAATGGTATGTACTTTACTATTTTCTATGGAGTTTATAACAAAAGCACAAGAATACTGAATTATTCCTCAGCCGGCCATCCGCCGATGCTCCTTTTTGAAGGTGTTAAATATTCTGAACTTGCTGCTCAGGATATATTTATAGGTGCAGTTCCTGATTTGGAATATTCATCTACTCAGGTCGAGATCAAATCTTCAAGCAGCTTGGTGTTATTCTCGGATGGCGCTTTTGAAGTTGAAAAATCGCAGGGTGAGATGAATACTTTTTATGATTTCGCTTTTGATGTACAGTCAAGAATATTCAAAAATAAGAATAGCATCAAATCACTTTATGATAATGCCACTAAAATCAGTAATAAGACTGAACTTGATGATGATTTTTCATTTATAAAAATTGATTTTAAATAA